The following nucleotide sequence is from Phycisphaera sp..
CACCACGCGGCCCGAGGGGCCCAGGGTGACCTTGACGGCCTGGGCGAGTTTCTGCACGCCGCGGAGGATCCGCTCGCGCGCGTCGTTGTCGTAGGCGATGTCTTTTGCTGCCATGGTGCTGTTCCTTTTGAATCGAGATTACCACAGAGGCGCAGAGGCACAGAGCGAAGATAGGACCGAATCTCTCTTTCTCTCTTCTCCCTACCCGATCCCCTCTCTTCTCTGCGCCTCTGTGCCTCTGTGGTAAAAATTCTTACTTGTTGAGCTGGGGCGGACCGATCCGCACCCACGCGACGCTCGCGGCGTCGATGATGGCGATGTTCTGCCCGTCGGTGACCTTGACCATGTGGTCGCCCTCCTCGGGCACGAGCATCGCGTTTGGCACCAGCAGCAGGGACGCCTGCTCGCCGGTATGGGTAAAGGCGAACGTGGCGTCACGCCCGCCGGTCAGTTCCTTGAGTGCTGCGCGCAGCTCGTCGGTGGTCATGAGGACCGCCCCTTCCGCCGTGGGCTATCGAATCAGCCCTCGAGCACCGCCAGCACGTCCGCCTCGGTCATGATCAGCAGCTCGTCGCCGTCGAGCTTGACCTCGGTGCCCGAGTAGCTGCTGAAGATGATGCGGTCGCCCTTTTTGACCTCCAGGGCCACGCGATCACCGGTCTCGGTGTTGAGCGCGCCGTCGCCGACGGCCTCGATCACGCCGGTCTT
It contains:
- a CDS encoding co-chaperone GroES, with the protein product MAATKTRKKLNIRPLHDKIIVRRDEAETQTASGIFLPETSKDRPKTGVIEAVGDGALNTETGDRVALEVKKGDRIIFSSYSGTEVKLDGDELLIMTEADVLAVLEG